Within Streptomyces sp. SS1-1, the genomic segment CTGCAACGCCCCTCACCCCTGCTCGCCGTCCGTATCTGGCACCTACGAGGCGCCCCGTCAGGTCTGGGCCATGTCCACGAAGCGGGAGTAGTGGCCCTGGAAGGCCACCGTGATCGTCGCCGTCGGGCCGTTACGGTGCTTGCCCACGATGATGTCGGCCTCGCCGGCGCGGGGCGACTCCTTCTCGTAGGCGTCCTCGCGGTGCAGCAGGATGACCATGTCGGCGTCCTGCTCGATGGAGCCGGACTCACGCAGGTCGGACACCATCGGCTTCTTGTCGGTGCGCTGCTCGGGGCCACGGTTGAGCTGCGAGAGGGCGATGACCGGGACCTCGAGCTCCTTGGCGAGCAGCTTGAGGTTACGGGACATGTCCGAGACCTCCTGCTGACGGCTCTCGGAGCGCTTGGAACCACCGGACTGCATCAGCTGCAGATAGTCGATGATCACGAGCTTGATGTCGTTGCGCTGCTTCAGGCGACGGCACTTCGCGCGGATCTCCATCATCGACAGGTTCGGGGAGTCGTCGATGTAGAGCGGGGCCGCCGAGACCTCGGGCATGCGGCGGGCCAGCCGCGTCCAGTCCTCGTCCGTCATCGTGCCGGACCGCATGTGGTGCAGGGCCACCCGGGCCTCGGCCGAGAGCAGACGCATCGCGATCTCGTTGCGCCCCATCTCCAGGGAGAAGATGACGCTCGCCAGGTTGTGCTTGATGGACGCCGCACGGGCGAAGTCGAGCGCGAGCGTGGACTTACCCATGGCGGGGCGGGCCGCGATGACGACCATCTGCCCCGGGTGGAGGCCGTTGGTGAGCGAGTCGAGGTCGGTGAACCCTGTGGGGACGCCGGTCATCTCACCGGTGCGGGAGCCGATCGCCTCGATCTCGTCGAGGGCGCCCTCCATGATGTCACCGAGCGGCAGATAGTCCTCGCTGGTGCGCTGCTCGGTGACCGCGTAGATCTCCGCCTGGGCGCGGTTGACGATCTCGTCGACGTCGTCGTCGGCCGCGTATCCCATCTGCGTGATGCGGGTCCCGGCCTCGACCAGGCGGCGCAGGACGGCCCGCTCGTGGACGATCTCCGCGTAGTACTCGGCGTTCGCCGCCGTCGGCACCGTCTGCACGAGGGTGTGCAGATAGGCGGCGCCGCCGACCTTGTTGATCTCGCCGCGCTTGGTCAGCTCCGCGGCGATGGTGATCGGGTCGGCCGGCTCGCCCTTCGCATAGACGTCGAGGATCGCCTGGAAGATCGTCTCGTGTGCCGGCTTGTAGAAGTCGTGGCCTTTGATGACCTCGACGACGTCGGCGATGGCGTCCTTCGACAGCAGCATGCCGCCGAGGACGGACTGCTCGGCGTCGAGGTCCTGGGGCGGGACGCGCTCGAAGGTGGCACCTCCGCCGTCCCACTCCCCGCTGTCCCTGCCCCGGTCATGCTGCTCGTCACGGCCACGGACGCTGTCGCCGCGGCGACGGGAGGCGGGAAGACGATCACTGGGGCCGCTGTCGGCCCACGGGTCGTCCAAGGGCTCGGAAATACTCACCGAGCCACCTCCTCCCGTCCGCCGAGCGGACCTCGCATGCCTCAGTTCTACGGCACGCCTCTGACAATCGAGAGCCCCACCTCCGGTTGTGTCACGTCGGGTTTCGCGGCGGTTTTCCAGCCGTCGGACGGAGTGGGCGCCGGACCACGGTAGAGGTGCGGGAGGCGTCAGCCAATCTGGTTATCCACAGGCCATGTGGACGACGGCCCAGATGCTGTGGAGAACTCCGCGAAACCTGTGCACGACCCGGTGGACAGCCCTGTGAACAAGCCTGCGACCTTCCCCACACCACACCCCTGACCTGGCCTTTTGCCGTCCACCGGCTGTGCAGAAGAAAAAGTTTCCCGGTCGGGCCAAGTTCCCTTCGAACGGTGCGCGACGACTCACAGCACCAGACGGTCAGTAAGGGGCACTAGGGAATTGCATCACTTACCTGTGGACGATTACATTGATGGCCATGACACAGGCTCCCGCGTCCCCCAAGGCTGCCCGCCGGCAGCACGATCGAGAGATCGTCGCCCTGGCCGTCCCAGCCTTCGGCGCACTGGTCGCCGAGCCCCTTTTCGTCATGGCCGACAGTGCGATCGTCGGCCATCTCGGCACCGCGCAGCTCGCCGGACTCGGCGTCGCCTCGGCCCTCCTCATGACCGCCGTCAGCGTGTTCGTCTTCCTCGCCTACGCCACCACGGCGGCCGTCGCCCGCCGCGTCGGCGCCGGCGATCTGCCGTCGGCCATCCGTCAGGGCATGGACGGCATCTGGCTCGCCCTCCTCCTGGGCGCCGCCGTCGTCGCGGTCGTCCTGCCCACGGCACCGTCCCTCGTCGAAGTCTTCGGCGCCTCCGACACAGCCGCCCCGTACGCGACGACCTATCTGCGTATCTCGGCGCTCGGCATCCCCGCGATGCTGGTCGTTCTCGCCGCCACCGGAGTGCTGCGCGGCCTCCAGGACACGCGCACCCCTCTCTATGTGGCCGTCGGCGGCTTCATCGCCAACGCCGGGCTCAACGTCGGCCTGGTCTACGGCGCCGATCTCGGCATCGCCGGTTCGGCCTGGGGAACCGTCCTGGCGCAGTGCGGCATGGCAGCCGTCTACCTCCTGGTCGTCGTTCGCGGAGCCCGGAGACATGGGGCCTCCCTCCGCCCGGACGCCGCCGGCATCCGCGCCTCCGCCCAGGCCGGTGTACCGCTGCTGGTCCGCACCCTGTCCCTGCGGGCCATCCTGATGATCGCGACGGCCGTCGCCGCCCGGCTGGGAGACGCCGATGTCGCGGCCCACCAGATCATCCTGTCGCTGTGGAGCCTGCTCGCCTTCGCTCTCGACGCCATCGCCATCGCGGGGCAGGCGATCATCGGGCGGTATCTGGGCGCGAACGACGCCGAGGGCGCCCGCGCCGTATGCCGCCGCATGGTCGAGTGGGGCATCGCCTCCGGCATCGGCCTCGGACTGCTCGTGGTGGCCGCCCGCCCCCTGTTCCTGCCCCTGTTCACCAGCGACAGCGCAGTCCAGGACACCGCGCTGCCCGCCCTGCTCGTGGTGGCGCTCTCCCAGCCGATCTGCGGCGTGGTCTTCGTCCTGGACGGCGTCCTGATGGGAGCCGGCGACGGCCCCTATCTCGCCTGGGCGATGGTGGCCACGCTGGCCGTCTTCGCCCCCATGGCTCTGCTGATCCCCGTCATCGGCGGCGGCCTGACCGGGGTGTGGGCAGCCATGACGCTGATGATGACGGTCCGGATGCTGACGCTCTGGCTGCGGGCTCGCTCCGGCCGCTGGATCGTCACGGGCGCGACGCGCTGACGGTTTCACGTGGAACAGCGTGTTTCACGTGAAACGAACCCACGGAAGCCACGAACCCACGGAAGCCACGAACCCACGGCGTCCGAGCTGAGTCCGTGAGGCCGACCCACGAAGAAGGGGGCCGCACCCTGATGGGTGCGGCCCCCTTCTCTCAGCTCATCAAGCCGAGTGCGGCGATCAGGCCGCGACGACCTCGATGTTGACCTTGGCGGCCACCTCGGGGTGCAGACGCACGGACGTCTCGTGGGCGCCCAGGGTCTTGATCGGCGTGCCGAGCTCGATGCGGCGCTTGTCGACCTCGGGGCCGCCGGCGGCCTTGATCGCCGAAGCGACGTCGGCCGGGGTGACGGAGCCGAAGAGCCGACCGGCGTCGCCGGAGCGGACGGCCAGGCGGACCTTGACACCCTCGAGCTGGGCCTTCACAGCGTTGGCCTGCTCGATGGTCTGGATCTCGTGGATCTTGCGAGCGCGACGGATCTGCTCGACGTCCTTCTCGCCACCCTTGGTCCAGCGGATAGCGAACTTCCGCGGGATCAGGTAGTTGCGAGCGTAACCGTCCTTGACGTCGACGACGTCGCCCGCGGCACCGAGGCCGGAGACCTCGTGGGTGAGGATGATCTTCATGTGTCGGTCACCCTTCCCTTATCGCGCGGTGGACGTGTAGGGCAGCAGCGCCATCTCACGGCTGTTCTTCACGGCCGTGGCGACGTCACGCTGGTGCTGCGTGCAGTTGCCGGTCACGCGGCGGGCACGGATCTTGCCGCGGTCGGAAATGAACTTCCGCAGCATGTTCGTGTCCTTGTAGTCCACGTACGTGACCTTGTCCTTGCAGAAAGCGCAGACCTTCTTCTTCGGCTTGCGCACAGGCGGCTTCGCCATGGTGTATCTCCTGTGTGATCAAGAAGTGTGGGTACGGCCCACCCCTGGACCCGAAGGTCTAGAAGGGGGGCTCGTCCGAGTAGCCGCCGCCACCGCCGCCGCCGGAGTTTCCACCCCAGCCGCCGCCCTGGTTGCCACCGGCGGGAGCGCCGGTCGCCCACGGGTCGTCGGCGGGAGCGCCGCCGCCCTGCTGGCCGCCACCGGAGCCACCGCCCCAGCCGCCGCCGGCCTGACCGCCGCCACCGCCGCCGCCGTAACCGCCCTGGCCACCGCGAGCGCCACCGGAGGTCTTGGTGACCTTGGCCGTGGCGTTACGCAGGCTGGCGCCGACTTCCTCGACGTCCAGTTCGTAGACCGTGCGCTTGACACCCTCACGGTCCTCGTAGGACCGCTGCTTCAGCCGGCCCTGCACGATGACGCGCATGCCTCGCTGGAGCGACTCGGCGACGTTCTCCGCCGCCTGACGCCAGACCGAGCAGGTGAG encodes:
- the dnaB gene encoding replicative DNA helicase, giving the protein MSISEPLDDPWADSGPSDRLPASRRRGDSVRGRDEQHDRGRDSGEWDGGGATFERVPPQDLDAEQSVLGGMLLSKDAIADVVEVIKGHDFYKPAHETIFQAILDVYAKGEPADPITIAAELTKRGEINKVGGAAYLHTLVQTVPTAANAEYYAEIVHERAVLRRLVEAGTRITQMGYAADDDVDEIVNRAQAEIYAVTEQRTSEDYLPLGDIMEGALDEIEAIGSRTGEMTGVPTGFTDLDSLTNGLHPGQMVVIAARPAMGKSTLALDFARAASIKHNLASVIFSLEMGRNEIAMRLLSAEARVALHHMRSGTMTDEDWTRLARRMPEVSAAPLYIDDSPNLSMMEIRAKCRRLKQRNDIKLVIIDYLQLMQSGGSKRSESRQQEVSDMSRNLKLLAKELEVPVIALSQLNRGPEQRTDKKPMVSDLRESGSIEQDADMVILLHREDAYEKESPRAGEADIIVGKHRNGPTATITVAFQGHYSRFVDMAQT
- a CDS encoding MATE family efflux transporter, with product MTQAPASPKAARRQHDREIVALAVPAFGALVAEPLFVMADSAIVGHLGTAQLAGLGVASALLMTAVSVFVFLAYATTAAVARRVGAGDLPSAIRQGMDGIWLALLLGAAVVAVVLPTAPSLVEVFGASDTAAPYATTYLRISALGIPAMLVVLAATGVLRGLQDTRTPLYVAVGGFIANAGLNVGLVYGADLGIAGSAWGTVLAQCGMAAVYLLVVVRGARRHGASLRPDAAGIRASAQAGVPLLVRTLSLRAILMIATAVAARLGDADVAAHQIILSLWSLLAFALDAIAIAGQAIIGRYLGANDAEGARAVCRRMVEWGIASGIGLGLLVVAARPLFLPLFTSDSAVQDTALPALLVVALSQPICGVVFVLDGVLMGAGDGPYLAWAMVATLAVFAPMALLIPVIGGGLTGVWAAMTLMMTVRMLTLWLRARSGRWIVTGATR
- the rplI gene encoding 50S ribosomal protein L9 — translated: MKIILTHEVSGLGAAGDVVDVKDGYARNYLIPRKFAIRWTKGGEKDVEQIRRARKIHEIQTIEQANAVKAQLEGVKVRLAVRSGDAGRLFGSVTPADVASAIKAAGGPEVDKRRIELGTPIKTLGAHETSVRLHPEVAAKVNIEVVAA
- the rpsR gene encoding 30S ribosomal protein S18 — translated: MAKPPVRKPKKKVCAFCKDKVTYVDYKDTNMLRKFISDRGKIRARRVTGNCTQHQRDVATAVKNSREMALLPYTSTAR
- a CDS encoding single-stranded DNA-binding protein gives rise to the protein MAGETVITVVGNLVDDPELRFTPSGAAVAKFRVASTPRTFDRQTNEWKDGESLFLTCSVWRQAAENVAESLQRGMRVIVQGRLKQRSYEDREGVKRTVYELDVEEVGASLRNATAKVTKTSGGARGGQGGYGGGGGGGQAGGGWGGGSGGGQQGGGAPADDPWATGAPAGGNQGGGWGGNSGGGGGGGYSDEPPF